In one window of Opitutus sp. GAS368 DNA:
- a CDS encoding HAD-IA family hydrolase: MVSRAAPDHSKVGAESHQAVHVEGAHIVEQFCRAPPHFSKPSPSISVVPEHDQPAPITPNRIPVARARAPAGNIRQIPGLGGPAERPFEAAIFDMDGVITRTADVHSTAWKRMFDEYLRLREAQYREPFREFTHAGDYRAHVDGRPRYKGVEAFLKSRGISLPLGSPEDLPGTETICGLGNRKNAIFNQVLESEGVSLFDSTIALIEEMRQRGIKIGLATSSNNSAIVLNKTGTAHLFATVVDGIVSAKLGLKGKPEPDIFATASANLGVPSARAIVVEDAVSGVQAGAKGGFALVIGVAREDNARELRDNGADVVVRDLAETSLEQINRLVQHKRARA, from the coding sequence TTGGTCTCGAGAGCCGCGCCTGACCACAGCAAGGTGGGCGCGGAATCTCATCAGGCGGTGCACGTCGAAGGTGCTCACATCGTGGAGCAGTTTTGCCGCGCACCGCCTCACTTTTCCAAACCCTCTCCGTCTATATCAGTGGTTCCGGAACACGACCAACCCGCCCCGATCACGCCCAACCGGATTCCGGTTGCGCGCGCCCGCGCGCCCGCCGGAAATATCCGCCAGATCCCCGGGTTGGGCGGGCCTGCCGAACGGCCATTCGAGGCCGCGATCTTCGACATGGACGGCGTCATCACCCGGACGGCCGATGTCCACTCGACGGCATGGAAGCGGATGTTTGACGAGTATCTCCGGCTCCGCGAAGCCCAATACCGTGAGCCGTTCAGGGAATTCACCCATGCCGGGGACTATCGCGCCCATGTGGACGGCCGGCCCCGCTACAAGGGCGTCGAGGCATTCTTGAAATCAAGAGGGATCAGCCTGCCTTTGGGGTCGCCGGAAGATCTGCCGGGAACGGAGACCATCTGCGGCCTCGGCAACCGGAAGAACGCGATTTTCAACCAGGTGCTCGAGAGCGAGGGCGTGAGCCTCTTCGATTCCACCATCGCCCTGATCGAGGAAATGCGGCAACGCGGGATCAAAATCGGCCTGGCCACCTCGAGCAACAATTCCGCGATCGTCTTGAACAAGACCGGCACCGCGCATTTGTTTGCCACGGTCGTCGACGGCATTGTATCCGCAAAACTTGGACTCAAAGGCAAGCCGGAGCCCGACATTTTTGCCACCGCCTCCGCCAACCTGGGCGTGCCCAGCGCCCGCGCGATTGTGGTCGAGGACGCGGTGTCCGGAGTGCAGGCCGGGGCGAAGGGGGGCTTCGCCCTCGTCATCGGCGTTGCCCGGGAAGACAATGCGCGCGAACTCCGCGACAATGGCGCCGACGTGGTCGTTCGCGACCTCGCCGAAACCAGCCTTGAGCAGATCAACCGGCTGGTTCAGCACAAACGCGCTCGCGCCTGA